The DNA region ATTAAACGTGTTAACTTGATAGATAAATCGGTTAAAATGATTTTTGCATTTCCATTGCGCTCAATATGATACATGGCATCCGAAAGCTCTTTAAAAATATCCTGAATATTATTTCCATTGACAAAGGGAGCAAAATTTTCTAATTTGAATTTATCTACTTTAGGTTCAAAATAGACCAAACTTGGCGCTTCATAATTAAGCAACAAAGCCTGACGAAACATCTCCATACAAAACTGAAGAAATTTTTTCTGTGCTTCCCTACCTAAGGCCGCTATTTTTTCACTCCAAAGTATCAAATCCTGTATCGCAGCAGCATCTTTTTTTGCCTTAAAAGCAGCACGAACCCAAGTAACAAACCATTGTTCAAATGGATGTTCTTCGTCGTTATCGTGTAACAAATGCAAAGCGGCATTAAAATTACCTTGTGCCTGATGCGCCAGTTTTGAAGCGAGTTTTGAATCAATTCCTTCACGAGTTACCAACGCATCAGTGATAACCGATTCGCTCAAACCATTGAAATGCAATATTTGACAACGCGAACGAATGGTTTGTATAATATCCTCTTCATTTTCGGCAATCAAAATAAAAATGGTTTTTTCTGGTGGCTCTTCGAGTAATTTCAATAATTTATTAGAAGCAGCGATATTCATCTTCTCTGCCATCCACACAATCATGATTTTATAACCTCCTTCGTAAGCTTTTAAGGATAATGATTTTAGAATTTCCTGAGCATCATCAACGCGAATTTCTCCTTGTTTATTTTGCACTCCTAATACGGAATACCAATCAAAAAGACCTCCATAGGGATTTTGAAGAACAAATGCTCTCCAATCGGTAATAAAATCAATACTTTTGGGATTTTTCTTTACCTCATCGGTAGTAACTGTAGGATAAGCAAAATGCAAATCGGGATGGGATAATTTTTGAAATTTTAGATTACAGGCCTGATTTTCACCCTCATTCTCTCCGTTTGCATTACTACATAAAATATATTGAGAATAGGCAATTGCCATAGCCAAAGTTCCACTTCCTTCTGGACCAACGAACAACTGTGCATGGGGTATTCTTCCCAAATCAGCCGTTCTTGTGAGATGGTTTTTAATGTGTTCTTGTCCTAAAATTTCAGAAAATTGCATGAAGCAAAGATAGCAGAAAATGGATAAGTCTAAAATTTTAGATTATAAAGTTTAAACGTCTAAGTAAGAACCAAATTTAAATTGCTCTTCAACTTTTAACTAAACCACTATGAACTGAAAGTCAATAGATTTGGTTGTCAGACTTAAAGTCTCATATTGCTAGTCTTCAATTATGAAGTTATCATCATTGTTTCCATTTGGATTTCTGTGATGTTCCAAATATTCATTGACCATTTCATCTGTGATATTACCAGAACACCAACACCCAAAGCCTATTGCCCAAAAATGACACCCCCAATATCTTTTCTTTAGTTCTAGGAATTCGACTTGTAGTTTTTCATACATGAAAAAAAATTGAAAGAGCACAATATCTTTTGCAACTACTGATAAAACATTTTTAGAAATTGCACTAGATACTGGCTTTTCAAATTTGCCGCACTTTTCGAAAATATTTAAACAAATTGTAAGTCTTACACCTGGAGAATACCGCAGTAAAAATGATTTTTACCTCAACAATTAAAACGCTAACTCCATTTTAAAAAAGCACCAATTTCTCATCTACAAAAAAATGTCATTAGAAATATTTTTTTTAAATTGACAACTATAAATCAAAATAATTGAGTATTTACATCGTTTTCGTTATAAAAAAACGGATTTTTTAAAGTTTTGAAATTTTATAGTACTAGAAAATTTCTATATTTGTTTCACTTTCAAAAAAATAATCTAAAATTAAACTAATGAAGACTTTAAACGATTTTGATTTTAACAATAAAAAAGCGATTATCCGTGTAGATTTTAACGTGCCTTTAGACGAAAATTTTAACGTAACCGATATTACTCGTATAGAAGCTGCTAAACCTACCATTTCTAAAATTCTTGCAGATGGAGGAAGTGTAATTTTAATGTCTCACCTAGGGCGTCCAAAAGGAGCTGAAGATAAATATTCATTAAAACACATATTAAAAACAGCTAGCGATATTTTAGGTGTACCTGTAAAATTTGCAGCTAACTGTATCGGTGATGTAGCAAAACAAGCAGCAGCCGATTTAAAAGCAGGTGAAGTTTTATTGTTAGAAAATCTACGTTTTCACAATGAAGAAGAAGCAGGTGATGTTGCTTTTGCAAAAGAATTAGCTTCATTAGGAGATATTTATGTAAATGATGCATTTGGAACTGCGCATAGAGCACATGCTTCTACTACAATTATTGCTCAATTTTTCCCAACTGCTAAATGTTTCGGTTATTTATTAGCAAAAGAAATTGAAAGCATCAACAAAGTATTAAAAGACAGCGAAAAACCAGTAACGGCTATTTTAGGAGGTTCTAAAGTATCTTCAAAAATTACAGTTATCGAAAATATCCTTGACAAAGTAGACCACATGATTATTGGTGGAGGGATGACATTTACTTTTGTTAAAGCTCAAGGAGGGAAAATTGGAAATTCTATCTGCGAGGATGACAAACAAGAATTAGCCCTTGAAATTTTAAGATTAGCTAAAGAAAAAGGAGTACAAGTTCACATTCCAGTTGACGTAGTTGCTGGAGATGATTTCTCTAATAACGCTAATACTCAAGTGGTAGATGTAACTAACATTCCTGATGGATGGGAAGGTATGGATGCTGGACCAAAATCATTAGAAGCTTTCGAAAAAGTGATTATGGATTCAAAAACAATCTTATGGAATGGTCCGTTAGGGGTTTTTGAAATGGAAACTTTTGCAAAAGGAACTATCGCTTTAGGAAACTTTATCGCAGCTGCAACAGCTAACGGAACATTCTCTCTTGTAGGTGGTGGAGACTCAGTTGCTGCCGTAAAACAATTCGGTTTTGAAGACAAAATGAGTTATGTATCTACAGGTGGTGGAGCAATGTTAGAGATGTTAGAAGGTAGAACTTTACCTGGTATTGCCGCTATTTTAGAATAAAAAATAACACTTTTAACAATTTTTATTGATTTTTTTAGTTTTTACCTCTTAAGTTTGCAAAAACAGATTTGTAACCACTTAAAATTAAGGATGTTGACAATTAAAAATATGAGTATAAAAAAAATCACTATATCATTTTTTCTATTACTATCAATTCCCCTGTTTTCACAAGAAATTGTTGAAAGCAAGGGAGTTGCTGTTTTAGAAACCAAGCTTTCTTATCTGGATTCAATCAAACGTAGCTTTGTAAATGATGACATGGCTAGTTGTGTAGATAGTTTATGGACCAAAGAATTAACCGATTTAAACATCTATAATGAACTTAACAAAGATATTGAAAGCATTAATACCGATGAGAAAGTTGATTATGAATTGCCAACAGAACTATTAAAATCAAGATTGGAAGCCATGAATGCTAAATCACCATTTAACATTCAGTACAACCAAGGATTAGAAAACATCATTAAATCGTTCTTAAAAAACAGAAAAAAATCGTTCGAACGACTAATGTCCATTTCTGATTATTACTTCCCAATGTTTGAAGAAGTATTTGCTAAAAACAACATTCCATTAGAAATCAAATATTTAGCAATTGTAGAATCAGCATTAAATCCAAAAGCTGTTTCCAGAGTAGGTGCCACTGGAATTTGGCAGTTTATGTATCATACCGGTAAACAATACAACCTTAA from Flavobacterium nitratireducens includes:
- a CDS encoding ATP-binding protein, whose translation is MQFSEILGQEHIKNHLTRTADLGRIPHAQLFVGPEGSGTLAMAIAYSQYILCSNANGENEGENQACNLKFQKLSHPDLHFAYPTVTTDEVKKNPKSIDFITDWRAFVLQNPYGGLFDWYSVLGVQNKQGEIRVDDAQEILKSLSLKAYEGGYKIMIVWMAEKMNIAASNKLLKLLEEPPEKTIFILIAENEEDIIQTIRSRCQILHFNGLSESVITDALVTREGIDSKLASKLAHQAQGNFNAALHLLHDNDEEHPFEQWFVTWVRAAFKAKKDAAAIQDLILWSEKIAALGREAQKKFLQFCMEMFRQALLLNYEAPSLVYFEPKVDKFKLENFAPFVNGNNIQDIFKELSDAMYHIERNGNAKIILTDLSIKLTRLIHKK
- a CDS encoding phosphoglycerate kinase, which encodes MKTLNDFDFNNKKAIIRVDFNVPLDENFNVTDITRIEAAKPTISKILADGGSVILMSHLGRPKGAEDKYSLKHILKTASDILGVPVKFAANCIGDVAKQAAADLKAGEVLLLENLRFHNEEEAGDVAFAKELASLGDIYVNDAFGTAHRAHASTTIIAQFFPTAKCFGYLLAKEIESINKVLKDSEKPVTAILGGSKVSSKITVIENILDKVDHMIIGGGMTFTFVKAQGGKIGNSICEDDKQELALEILRLAKEKGVQVHIPVDVVAGDDFSNNANTQVVDVTNIPDGWEGMDAGPKSLEAFEKVIMDSKTILWNGPLGVFEMETFAKGTIALGNFIAAATANGTFSLVGGGDSVAAVKQFGFEDKMSYVSTGGGAMLEMLEGRTLPGIAAILE